The following DNA comes from Leifsonia sp. 1010.
ACGTCTTCCAGTCCGAGCACCCCGCGGCGATGCTCGCGGCCGTCCGCGGCGTGGTTCACGACGGCCTCACGGCCGACGACGCCTTCGCTCTCTACGAGCAGCTCTCTCACTGACATGGCCGCACTCACCACCTACACTCCCGAGATCCCGTCCGTCGACGTCGCCGTCATCGGCGCGGGCATCAACGGTCTGGCGGTCGCGCGGGAGGCCGCGGCCCGCGGTCTGACCGTCGCCCTCTTCGACCAGGACGACCTCGCCGCCCGGACCTCCGCGATCTCGACCCGCCTCATCCACGGTGGACTGAAGTACCTGGAGCGGTTCGAGCTGAACCTCGTCTACGAGTCCATCCGCGAGCGCAACATCCTGCTCGCGAAGGCCCCGCACCTGGTGCACCCGTACCCGATGCTCATCCCGTTCTCGAAGCAGCAGAGCCGACCCGGCTGGCTGCTCGCCTGCGGCCTGATGCTGCACGACGTGCTGTCGCTGGGAAAGCCGCTCCCCCTCAACCGGGTCGTGTTCCGCAAGCGGCTGCAGCGCGACTGGCCGGCCCTCGCGGCCGCCGGTCTGCGATGGGGCGGCCTGTTCCACGACGCGAACGTCCCGGTCACCGAGCGCCTCGCCGTCGAGCTGGCGGTGGATGCGCAGCGTCACGGCGCGATCGTGTCCACCCACTCCCGCGTGGAGTCGCTGGTTCGTACCGGCGGCCGGATCACCGGCCTCCGCTACCGCGACCGCGAGACCGGCGAGACCCGGACGGTGCCAGCCAGGGTCACCGTCAACGCCGCAGGCCCCTGGGTCGACCGGGTGCTCGACCTCGCAGGAGCCCATGACCGGCGGATCGGCCCGACCAAGGGCAGCCACCTGATCGTGGACGACTTCCCCGGCGCGCCCGAGACCTGCATCTTCTTCGAGTCGCCCGCCGACGCCCGGCCGATGTTCGTGCTGCCGTGGGAGGACAAGTACATGATCGGCACGACCGACCTCCCGTACGACGGTTCGATCGA
Coding sequences within:
- a CDS encoding glycerol-3-phosphate dehydrogenase/oxidase, which produces MAALTTYTPEIPSVDVAVIGAGINGLAVAREAAARGLTVALFDQDDLAARTSAISTRLIHGGLKYLERFELNLVYESIRERNILLAKAPHLVHPYPMLIPFSKQQSRPGWLLACGLMLHDVLSLGKPLPLNRVVFRKRLQRDWPALAAAGLRWGGLFHDANVPVTERLAVELAVDAQRHGAIVSTHSRVESLVRTGGRITGLRYRDRETGETRTVPARVTVNAAGPWVDRVLDLAGAHDRRIGPTKGSHLIVDDFPGAPETCIFFESPADARPMFVLPWEDKYMIGTTDLPYDGSIDDIAMDDAETAYLLGAVNDLIPQAGLTPEDVLWSYSGVRPLPYVGELDDPSKVSRDHEIVVHTGADAGLVTIIGGKLTTHRALGELVVRRLERELGRRPGPSPTRGARLPGAPDGDWQEFRADYLRRSTLPAHTAQRLVETYGTVAADIERLAVGTPALAEIVDPDTGAIAAEAVHAVREEGALTLEDVVVRRMAVALNRDVGLAAAPAIAAVLVAHAGWNEARAESELDHYRAAMRRFKPRALTAEREAGTMRGSTE